In one Bos mutus isolate GX-2022 chromosome 19, NWIPB_WYAK_1.1, whole genome shotgun sequence genomic region, the following are encoded:
- the TNFAIP1 gene encoding BTB/POZ domain-containing adapter for CUL3-mediated RhoA degradation protein 2: MSGDTCLCPASGAKPKLGGFKGGGLGNKYVQLNVGGSLYYTTVRALTRHDTMLKAMFSGRMEVLTDKEGWILIDRCGKHFGTILNYLRDDTIVLPQNRQEIKELMAEAKYYLIQGLVNMCQSALQDKKDSYQPVCNIPIITSLKEEERLIESSTKPVVKLLYNRSNNKYSYTSNSDDHLLKNIELFDKLSLRFNGRVLFIKDVIGDEICCWSFYGQGRKLAEVCCTSIVYATEKKQTKVEFPEARIYEETLNVLLYETPRVPDNSLLEATSRNRSQASPSEDEETLELRDRVRRIHVKRYSTYDDRQLGHQSSHRD, translated from the exons ATGTCGGGGGATACCTGTCTGTGCCCAGCCTCGGGGGCCAAGCCCAAGCTCGGAGGCTTCAAGGGAGGAGGCCTGGGCAACAAATACGTCCAGCTCAATGTGGGCGGTTCCCTGTACTACACCACTGTGCGGGCACTAACCCGGCACGACACCATGCTCAAGGCCATGTTCAGTGGGCGCATGGAGGTGCTGACCGACAAAGAAG GCTGGATCCTCATAGACCGATGCGGAAAGCACTTTGGCACCATCCTGAATTACCTCCGAGATGACACGATCGTCCTCCCTCAAAACCGGCAAGAGATCAAGGAACTGATGGCTGAAGCGAAATATTACCTCATTCAGGGTCTGGTGAACATGTGCCAGTCTGCCCTGCAG GACAAGAAGGACTCCTACCAGCCTGTGTGCAACATCCCCATCATCACCTCcctgaaggaagaggagaggctcATCGAATCCTCCACCAAG CCCGTTGTGAAGCTGCTGTACAACAGGAGCAACAACAAGTATTCCTACACCAG CAACTCCGATGACCACCTGCTGAAAAACATCGAGCTGTTCGACAAGCTCTCCCTGCGCTTCAACGGTCGCGTGCTCTTCATCAAGGACGTCATCGGTGATGAGATCTGCTGCTGGTCCTTCTACGGGCAGGGTCGGAAGCTGGCAGAGGTGTGCTGCACCTCCATTGTGTACGCCACCGAGAAGAAGCAGACCAAG GTGGAATTCCCAGAGGCCCGAATCTATGAGGAGACACTCAACGTCTTACTCTATGAGACCCCCCGAGTCCCTGACAACTCCCTCTTGGAGGCCACAAGCCGGAACCGCAGCCAGGCTTCCCCCAGTGAAGATGAGGAAACCTTGGAACTGCGGGACCGTGTCCGCCGCATCCACGTCAAGCGCTACAGCACTTACGATGACCGGCAGCTCGGCCACCAGTCCTCCCATCGTGATTAA